The following are from one region of the Moritella sp. 24 genome:
- a CDS encoding MFS transporter, whose product MSIFRFPLLVWAGIAILIISLGIRQSFGIFMLPISDTFNTGREFFSFTIALQNLLFGVFQPFVGMASDRWGARRIIILGTVAYAAGLYLTSLSTDPSWLYLTLGTLVGFGLSATSYVVILGAVARVVPAEHTAKAFGLTTAAGSFGMFAVIPGAQSLLSNVGWQSALQVFALMCCLMIAFASFIKNNSTSASTDSLVDDSQSLSEALKEAFNHRGYWLIHAGFFVCGFHVMFIATHLPSYLADKGLPVATAAMALAYVGIFNIFGSYFWGVMGDKFNKRYVMTSLYLIRSVVIGAFVVLPVTVDTATIFGAAIGFCWLGTVPLTSGLVRQMFGARYMSTLYGLVFFTHQVGSFLGAWVGGLIYDYYGSYDPIWWSTVVMALCAALLHFPINDRPVPRLTGATVT is encoded by the coding sequence ATGAGTATTTTTCGTTTTCCTCTTTTAGTTTGGGCAGGCATAGCCATATTAATTATCAGTTTAGGGATCAGGCAATCGTTTGGTATCTTCATGCTACCAATTTCAGACACGTTTAATACAGGACGTGAATTTTTTAGCTTTACCATCGCACTACAAAATCTGCTTTTTGGTGTGTTCCAACCTTTTGTTGGCATGGCCTCTGATCGCTGGGGCGCTAGACGCATTATTATATTGGGTACTGTGGCTTATGCTGCTGGCCTATATTTAACGTCACTCTCGACTGATCCAAGTTGGTTATATCTCACCCTCGGTACTTTGGTTGGGTTTGGGTTAAGCGCAACGAGTTACGTTGTTATTCTTGGCGCTGTTGCACGTGTTGTTCCAGCCGAGCACACTGCAAAAGCGTTTGGATTAACAACGGCTGCGGGTTCGTTTGGTATGTTTGCAGTGATACCTGGTGCGCAATCACTATTGAGTAACGTTGGATGGCAGAGTGCACTGCAAGTTTTTGCGTTAATGTGTTGTTTAATGATCGCGTTTGCGTCTTTCATCAAAAATAATAGCACTTCAGCTTCTACAGACTCACTTGTTGATGATTCACAGAGCTTAAGTGAGGCGTTAAAAGAAGCGTTTAATCATCGTGGTTATTGGCTTATTCACGCAGGCTTTTTTGTTTGTGGTTTTCATGTCATGTTTATTGCAACGCACCTGCCTAGTTATCTTGCAGATAAGGGGCTGCCTGTTGCTACTGCTGCAATGGCGCTGGCCTATGTTGGTATTTTTAATATATTCGGGTCTTACTTCTGGGGTGTGATGGGGGATAAGTTTAACAAGCGCTATGTTATGACATCCTTGTATTTAATACGCTCTGTGGTTATTGGTGCTTTTGTCGTTTTACCTGTGACTGTGGATACAGCGACTATTTTTGGTGCGGCTATTGGTTTTTGTTGGTTAGGCACGGTACCGCTTACCTCTGGTTTAGTACGTCAGATGTTTGGTGCTCGGTATATGTCTACATTATATGGGTTGGTGTTTTTTACTCATCAAGTCGGTAGCTTTTTAGGGGCTTGGGTTGGCGGGTTAATATATGACTATTACGGTTCTTACGAT
- a CDS encoding LysR family transcriptional regulator gives MELEEVYRRDLNLLVALKVLVEEGSVRRSAIRLNLSQSAMSRVLGRLRELLNDPLFIRQGQHLQPTQRAIEISSAVNEPLESLRMLLSPTHFDPKVCKQHFVIATTDYAMQTILPYALPRIYEDAPNISLEFSPLKHEQMLGQLTTEGVDMAICRPTHNIEPLVHEKLGLVSVFCLLSTSHPLADKALTLTDYLTYPHALIAISDGVKALIDSALSDYQKPKTVLRAYHLEAALAIVNTMPLIITVPADLAYLMADKHDLVVKALPFEFKPFEYSLIWHPRCEHSAAQIWLRNLLKEQCGKLIDKRVQEMELL, from the coding sequence ATGGAGCTTGAAGAAGTCTATCGTCGGGACTTAAATCTATTAGTCGCGTTAAAAGTCTTGGTAGAAGAAGGAAGTGTGAGGCGCAGTGCAATCAGGCTTAACTTAAGTCAATCAGCGATGAGTCGAGTGTTAGGAAGATTAAGGGAGCTACTCAATGATCCTCTTTTTATTCGCCAAGGCCAACACCTTCAGCCCACACAACGTGCAATAGAAATAAGCAGCGCAGTGAATGAACCATTAGAATCACTACGAATGTTACTGTCTCCTACACATTTCGATCCTAAAGTATGCAAACAACACTTTGTTATCGCGACTACCGATTATGCAATGCAGACAATTTTACCTTATGCATTGCCGCGCATTTATGAAGACGCGCCAAATATTTCATTGGAATTCTCTCCACTTAAGCATGAACAAATGCTGGGGCAACTAACAACAGAAGGCGTCGATATGGCTATCTGTCGCCCTACTCATAATATCGAGCCATTAGTGCACGAAAAATTAGGATTAGTCAGTGTTTTTTGCCTGTTATCAACCTCCCATCCACTTGCAGACAAAGCGCTAACCTTAACTGATTATCTTACTTATCCGCATGCATTGATTGCTATTAGTGATGGCGTGAAAGCACTGATTGACTCTGCGCTTAGTGACTATCAAAAACCTAAAACAGTGTTACGGGCTTATCATTTAGAAGCTGCGTTAGCGATTGTTAATACAATGCCACTGATTATCACGGTTCCTGCTGATTTAGCCTATTTAATGGCAGACAAACATGATTTGGTTGTGAAAGCGTTACCTTTTGAATTTAAACCCTTTGAATATTCACTTATTTGGCATCCTCGCTGTGAACACTCAGCGGCACAAATATGGCTACGCAATTTGTTAAAAGAGCAATGTGGTAAGTTAATAGACAAACGCGTGCAAGAAATGGAACTGTTATAG
- a CDS encoding DNA replication terminus site-binding protein: protein MTDIKGLYDKLSADLNLLEKLLYATEPMMALVSRIPPVIKGEEQATIKQITPELSSGLLAMKLAAEAFQDIHIKHPFSQKSARRYVGIIQLHPTQENCPEIVKCISDINATKAEIEHAVVTENETRQARFSAVHDNCPGVMTVHLYRKIHCLEDELVKSVRFSWQRKDSLHQPNKIELLGQIISEQERASPDNKLALTQLHHKVATTSEQELRIRRPVKVQPAANIVRASGLKTVTAPLPIIVVQKEVIEANEVSEFIASHVRKQRSDKNKNIVLGSFTGRNIERLMK, encoded by the coding sequence ATGACTGATATTAAAGGCTTGTATGACAAATTAAGCGCTGACTTAAATTTATTAGAAAAGCTACTGTATGCAACGGAACCTATGATGGCGCTGGTAAGTCGAATTCCGCCAGTCATTAAAGGAGAAGAGCAAGCAACGATCAAACAGATCACACCTGAATTAAGTTCAGGCTTATTGGCGATGAAGTTAGCCGCTGAAGCATTTCAAGATATTCATATCAAACATCCGTTTTCACAAAAATCAGCGCGTCGCTATGTGGGCATAATTCAACTGCACCCGACACAGGAAAACTGTCCTGAAATCGTCAAGTGTATTAGTGACATCAACGCCACGAAAGCAGAAATTGAACATGCTGTAGTGACAGAAAACGAAACGCGACAAGCTCGATTCAGCGCAGTCCACGATAACTGTCCCGGTGTAATGACTGTTCATTTATATCGTAAAATTCATTGTCTAGAAGATGAGCTCGTTAAATCAGTTCGTTTTAGTTGGCAACGTAAAGACTCGCTACATCAACCGAATAAAATAGAATTACTCGGACAAATAATCAGTGAACAAGAAAGGGCATCGCCTGATAATAAATTGGCACTCACACAACTCCATCACAAAGTTGCAACAACATCAGAGCAAGAACTACGTATCCGTCGCCCTGTAAAAGTACAACCAGCAGCAAATATTGTCAGAGCCAGTGGGCTAAAAACAGTCACTGCGCCATTACCTATTATTGTCGTACAGAAAGAAGTGATAGAGGCAAATGAAGTCAGCGAATTTATCGCTTCGCACGTGCGAAAACAGCGTTCAGACAAAAATAAGAACATTGTTTTAGGATCATTTACTGGACGTAATATTGAGCGATTAATGAAATAA
- a CDS encoding TM2 domain-containing protein: MKGSILKFDIGSEEGVISGEDGCRYIFDMTQWQYKNNPEVGNKVNFIIESGKVESATLITTGKSKKLGAVLLAFFFGVLGAHKFYLGYNKEGICMLVLFVFGYVFLGLPSMVIAMIALVEFVIYLLKPTEEFQQAYVLESRPWF; this comes from the coding sequence ATGAAGGGATCAATCCTTAAGTTTGATATCGGATCTGAAGAAGGTGTTATTTCCGGTGAGGATGGATGTCGTTATATATTTGATATGACTCAATGGCAGTATAAGAATAACCCTGAGGTTGGTAATAAAGTTAATTTTATTATTGAATCTGGAAAAGTGGAATCAGCGACACTTATTACAACAGGTAAATCAAAGAAACTTGGCGCTGTGTTATTGGCTTTTTTCTTTGGTGTATTAGGCGCGCATAAGTTTTATTTAGGATATAACAAGGAGGGCATTTGTATGTTAGTACTTTTTGTTTTCGGTTATGTCTTCTTAGGCCTGCCATCAATGGTTATCGCGATGATTGCATTGGTTGAGTTTGTCATTTACCTGCTAAAACCAACAGAAGAATTTCAACAGGCCTACGTACTCGAAAGCCGACCTTGGTTCTAG
- a CDS encoding HPP family protein, giving the protein MKVKDIMAKNIICISHKASLKDAHELMQTRGVRHLPVISENDGTLVGILTHKKMISTIISMVTKYGTEILARKERGQLIEDLMDTDFQKITEDEPLKVVVEYFIDNKLGCLPVIDSQNKVTGIVTSSDFVKLCAQLLSH; this is encoded by the coding sequence ATGAAAGTAAAAGACATAATGGCAAAAAATATTATTTGTATTAGCCATAAAGCCAGTTTAAAAGATGCCCATGAATTAATGCAAACCCGAGGTGTTCGTCACCTACCTGTCATCTCTGAAAATGATGGTACATTGGTGGGCATTCTCACACACAAAAAAATGATCAGTACCATCATTTCAATGGTCACTAAATACGGTACAGAAATTCTAGCCAGAAAAGAGCGAGGTCAATTAATCGAAGATTTAATGGATACTGACTTCCAAAAGATAACAGAAGACGAGCCATTAAAAGTAGTTGTGGAATATTTTATTGATAATAAACTTGGTTGCCTCCCTGTGATCGATAGCCAGAACAAAGTCACTGGTATTGTGACATCATCTGATTTTGTTAAGTTATGTGCGCAACTACTTAGTCATTAA
- a CDS encoding multidrug effflux MFS transporter — protein MTQSNVSTLTSSELKTANRKMNKTDSSGKMNKTLILTLAAVFALTPFTIDSYLPAIPTMANAMGVDISLMSITVSLYIFGLAIGQLIGGPLSDKKGRAFAMVAGLVVFAIASLLLTTANQIEVLWLWRVIQAIGGGMAVVGVPATIRDTASGKEAAKLFSLIALIMMIAPSIAPTVGTIIMSLADWRWIFYTLALMAALVAILVILFMPKQIKKVSPTLHSDEKQQKGGLLSVFSEKRALGFMVAQAFAYSVMMIFLTNAAMMYMEVFGQTPQQFSFLFFANICGLVVVNRANTFLLSRFEPETLLRSFLCLQVFGGTLLVVASIVTPDSLYIAVTGFVIAIAANGAVISNASTCFMKHFGHNAGSASAVLGATQYTVGGSISALSAFIGAGSVQPVVIMMLLSSVTALVGASVAVRYSRDK, from the coding sequence ATGACACAAAGCAATGTATCCACGCTCACAAGCAGTGAGCTAAAAACAGCTAACAGAAAAATGAACAAAACGGACAGCAGCGGCAAAATGAACAAAACATTAATTTTGACGCTGGCAGCAGTATTTGCATTAACCCCTTTTACGATAGACAGTTATTTACCAGCGATACCAACAATGGCGAATGCGATGGGCGTCGATATCTCATTAATGTCGATAACTGTGAGTTTATATATCTTCGGGTTAGCGATAGGGCAGTTAATTGGTGGCCCTTTATCGGATAAAAAAGGCCGTGCTTTTGCGATGGTCGCTGGACTTGTGGTATTCGCGATAGCAAGTTTGTTATTAACAACAGCCAATCAGATTGAAGTGCTGTGGTTATGGCGCGTTATTCAGGCTATTGGCGGCGGCATGGCCGTTGTTGGAGTGCCTGCGACAATCCGAGATACAGCCAGTGGTAAAGAGGCGGCCAAACTGTTCTCATTAATTGCATTGATTATGATGATTGCCCCTTCTATCGCACCGACAGTTGGTACGATTATAATGTCGTTAGCTGATTGGCGTTGGATCTTTTACACACTTGCGCTGATGGCTGCGTTAGTTGCGATATTAGTCATTCTATTTATGCCTAAGCAAATCAAGAAAGTCTCTCCGACGTTACACTCAGATGAAAAACAGCAAAAGGGTGGCTTGTTATCAGTATTTAGTGAAAAACGCGCTCTAGGCTTTATGGTAGCACAAGCATTTGCTTATTCAGTGATGATGATATTTTTAACAAATGCCGCGATGATGTATATGGAAGTGTTTGGTCAAACTCCCCAGCAGTTCTCATTTTTGTTTTTTGCCAATATCTGTGGCTTGGTTGTTGTTAACCGCGCAAATACCTTTTTATTGTCGCGATTTGAGCCTGAAACCCTATTAAGAAGTTTCTTATGTTTACAGGTATTCGGAGGCACATTACTGGTTGTTGCATCTATCGTGACTCCTGACTCTTTATATATTGCAGTGACTGGTTTTGTGATTGCTATTGCCGCGAATGGCGCTGTTATTTCAAATGCGAGTACCTGTTTTATGAAGCATTTTGGGCATAATGCAGGTTCTGCGTCTGCTGTTTTAGGTGCGACACAATATACTGTAGGCGGTTCGATAAGTGCGTTATCTGCATTTATTGGTGCTGGTTCAGTACAGCCTGTTGTTATTATGATGTTACTTTCATCTGTAACAGCACTGGTTGGGGCGAGCGTTGCAGTGAGATATTCTCGTGATAAATAA
- a CDS encoding MarR family winged helix-turn-helix transcriptional regulator, translating to MTNSINEILEAMGEHWPECAGTVSPALLRLLRVSNLFHHQMETHVQDYDLQRAEFSVLSTLRRSPVPYCLSPTSLYQSMIFSSGGLTKVLNRLTQAELIERIDNPDDKRSKLVQLTSTGKELIEAVMPRLHQKERNVLDVLSADELQQLDSFMQRILDKHEQ from the coding sequence ATGACGAATAGCATTAATGAAATATTAGAAGCAATGGGCGAACATTGGCCAGAATGCGCTGGTACGGTTTCCCCTGCATTACTGCGATTGCTCCGTGTCAGCAACCTATTCCACCATCAAATGGAAACGCATGTTCAGGATTATGATTTACAACGTGCTGAATTTAGTGTGCTCAGCACATTAAGACGTAGTCCGGTACCCTACTGTCTATCGCCAACCTCGCTATATCAATCAATGATCTTTAGCTCCGGTGGCCTCACCAAGGTATTAAATCGGTTAACCCAAGCTGAATTAATTGAAAGAATTGATAATCCTGACGACAAGCGCAGTAAATTAGTGCAATTAACAAGTACGGGTAAGGAATTGATTGAGGCAGTCATGCCACGATTACATCAAAAAGAAAGGAATGTACTTGATGTACTATCTGCAGATGAATTACAGCAACTTGATTCATTTATGCAGCGTATTTTAGATAAGCATGAACAATAA
- a CDS encoding Gfo/Idh/MocA family protein, whose protein sequence is MQSENQITSPIRWGIIGCGSVTELKSGPAYQKVDGFHLASVMRRNNELAKDYALRHKVEAYSSDPRDIINNDNIDAVYIATPPDSHKHYALLVAEAGKPCCIEKPLAPSYADSLAIYNAFNDKNIPLFVAYYRRSLPRFNKVKALLEAGAIGHVRTINSFLNKPANALDLSGELNWRTDKDVAIGGYFDDLASHGLDLFAYLLGDFDIVKGLGTNQQGLYSSLDAVSACWQHKSGVTGVGSWNFGGCSRKDVVVITGSEGEISFSVFDEMPIVLQTLTERQEFVIENPENIQLYHVQNMRDQLIHDTAHPSSGETALHTSWVMEQILGQH, encoded by the coding sequence ATGCAGAGTGAAAATCAAATAACATCTCCCATTCGTTGGGGAATCATAGGTTGTGGTTCTGTCACTGAGTTGAAAAGTGGCCCTGCGTATCAAAAAGTAGACGGTTTTCATCTCGCGTCTGTCATGCGACGTAATAATGAACTTGCTAAAGATTATGCGTTAAGACATAAGGTGGAAGCCTATTCTTCCGATCCTCGCGATATCATTAATAACGACAATATTGATGCTGTTTACATTGCGACGCCACCAGACAGTCATAAGCACTATGCATTGCTGGTGGCTGAAGCGGGTAAACCCTGTTGTATTGAAAAACCACTTGCACCGAGCTACGCTGATAGCCTTGCGATTTATAATGCCTTTAATGATAAGAACATTCCTTTGTTTGTGGCCTATTATCGCCGCTCATTACCACGTTTCAATAAAGTAAAAGCATTATTAGAAGCGGGCGCTATTGGTCACGTTAGAACGATTAATTCATTTCTGAATAAACCTGCCAATGCATTAGATTTATCGGGTGAGCTCAATTGGCGAACAGATAAAGACGTGGCTATCGGTGGTTATTTTGATGATCTTGCCAGCCATGGATTGGATCTTTTTGCTTATTTGTTGGGGGACTTTGATATTGTAAAAGGCCTCGGAACGAATCAGCAGGGCCTATATTCATCGTTAGATGCGGTATCAGCATGCTGGCAGCATAAAAGTGGCGTGACAGGGGTTGGAAGCTGGAATTTTGGCGGTTGTTCAAGGAAAGACGTTGTTGTTATCACGGGGAGTGAAGGCGAAATAAGTTTTTCTGTATTTGATGAGATGCCGATTGTTTTACAAACCTTAACTGAACGACAAGAGTTTGTAATCGAAAACCCTGAAAATATTCAATTATACCATGTGCAAAATATGCGTGATCAACTTATCCATGATACGGCGCATCCATCAAGTGGTGAAACGGCATTACATACAAGCTGGGTGATGGAGCAAATACTAGGTCAACATTAG
- a CDS encoding tRNA-uridine aminocarboxypropyltransferase: MRIHHVNRLAAQRLADSTKPFNARGGRLIRCDYCMLGKQFCICEHRPLVKSSAGFMLVMFDYEMIKPSNTGRLIADVIEDTFAYKWSRTEPNQEMIDIIQSDCWQPFIIFPEEYVVERERVQTGVLTIESGKRPLYILLDGSWREAKKMFKKSPWLQDIPVISFDPDVVSQYQIRKAAKDNQLATAEVASLVLGHHGEDLNADILSCWFDVFRERYLAGTKQIDVGVDAALKRLQTLTV, translated from the coding sequence ATGCGCATTCATCATGTTAATCGATTAGCAGCACAGCGTTTAGCTGACAGTACAAAACCTTTCAATGCGCGTGGCGGTCGATTAATTCGTTGCGATTATTGCATGTTAGGTAAACAATTTTGTATCTGTGAACATCGACCACTCGTTAAATCATCTGCAGGCTTTATGCTGGTGATGTTTGATTATGAAATGATTAAACCCAGTAATACAGGTCGTTTAATTGCCGATGTGATTGAAGATACGTTTGCCTATAAATGGTCACGCACAGAGCCTAACCAAGAGATGATCGACATCATCCAGTCAGATTGTTGGCAGCCCTTCATTATTTTCCCTGAAGAGTACGTGGTTGAGCGTGAGCGAGTGCAAACTGGCGTGTTAACTATAGAGTCGGGGAAGCGACCGCTTTATATCCTGCTTGATGGCAGTTGGCGTGAAGCGAAGAAGATGTTCAAAAAGAGCCCGTGGTTACAAGATATCCCCGTTATTTCATTTGATCCTGACGTTGTTTCGCAATATCAGATCCGTAAAGCGGCCAAAGACAATCAGTTAGCGACAGCTGAAGTGGCGTCATTGGTACTAGGACATCATGGTGAAGATCTGAATGCTGATATTTTATCTTGCTGGTTTGATGTATTCCGTGAACGTTATCTCGCGGGTACGAAGCAAATTGATGTTGGTGTCGATGCTGCACTGAAGCGTTTACAGACGTTAACTGTTTAA
- a CDS encoding M64 family metallopeptidase, producing MKLLLYFVFLVSLIGCSDSDSGDNSNNSRADDMNIIRNFILSDGSDDFSGDIIAKYVGGLYDDKTLPFYKAYLLNDKDINLADDAALTTLVDNTNGIFDELKFYQLFSQRVRSIGAVNVDKGFNARFVNQIESKVTDLQQEVDDKHYSVITALVDNILAMQITTGYINYNIIAKQILGDISSAEISLFFRAHYNRIVSKNSAQVIAEQEGLSFGYINQELAPKSESKVFVVRENTHLFWNTDSTDTDLRLVMLNAIKLFSKVGSDYRISQSSPLEAALSQYLATHNVDFSIENKVFDSSLHDAYFSVHLNEAKDQCHQVEEYIKQGADLFIYHSTAGSKDDLNSFANKCMVDIIQHYYGIELTLLQNVNKRSYAFNTQLYPYSFSNNSGTPATENSPSIGMKADDLRYNTDIADPQKHQMHMDIAKSVYDLSSIHELSQLITDVKTAYADKQLEDYYQRLFTIMTLTSHIIREQGYQVPTLVKVPKLLQLNNSQLPLRFFRYSIDYGRNFNNATDYGVPIFNQGFQPHEIVVTLKDEVRDFLSLSQTDGYLTYAEEIIYQPIIVSGIDLDSPIYVSDDLNYKIYGSRIDGLGFDLAIAGDGYLERDRALFNMHVKNAVEAFLSYENIPPHIGLYNIHSVFTPSNERGADWAIEEGCDPTSFDNCTRADYAPSKDLIYKNDKDTTFHSGFYLQGTSNIARLLGINLTLVQAAVNAYAPQYDQIITLVNTNVYGGAGGSITTSNKMNPGVFIHELGHSFAGLHDEYTYGGNGVPPGFCSFNVCVDFDKSPWKHFMPTETIDSVCKDVSEACPSGTIGWFEGGYYETKGIWRPTDTSIMHSLGAPFYAYNAEIWAANLYDRSWQFMINTPRQESLGATARLINNPEQDDLHFRVHPTNEMGEYQDQSIRVQALKWFINGVHQPDLDNKTELFYGALETGQYNIKFESTDVSGILVDPTKLTQQFEWTVNNNSVVKKNLVSHTEPKVNGLRINITLYEQQLQITTVDAIHQYSSRNNKSMALFDGYMLRLSRDGVHYDYLPLSVYFHNNGRLTQYNRQLPTTLHFDVVMDQSMLQGVYHISLWRDNQQITEVPAITFHPSHYY from the coding sequence ATGAAACTATTACTGTATTTTGTTTTTCTCGTTTCCTTGATAGGGTGTTCTGACAGCGATTCAGGGGACAACTCAAACAATAGTCGTGCGGATGATATGAATATCATTCGCAACTTTATTCTTTCAGATGGCTCAGATGACTTTTCTGGTGACATAATTGCCAAATACGTTGGCGGCTTGTATGACGATAAGACTCTCCCCTTTTACAAAGCCTACTTATTAAATGATAAAGACATCAACTTAGCGGATGATGCAGCATTGACAACATTGGTGGACAATACTAATGGCATTTTTGATGAACTCAAATTTTACCAATTGTTTTCACAGAGGGTCCGATCTATTGGTGCGGTTAATGTAGATAAAGGATTTAACGCCAGATTTGTTAATCAAATTGAGAGTAAGGTTACAGACTTACAGCAAGAGGTTGATGACAAACACTACTCTGTTATCACCGCGTTAGTAGATAATATTTTGGCCATGCAAATTACAACTGGCTATATTAATTACAATATTATTGCAAAGCAGATACTCGGTGATATTAGTTCAGCGGAAATATCTTTATTTTTTCGCGCGCATTACAATCGCATAGTATCTAAAAATAGCGCTCAAGTGATTGCCGAGCAAGAAGGTCTGAGCTTTGGTTATATCAATCAGGAGCTAGCGCCAAAGAGTGAATCGAAAGTTTTTGTCGTCCGAGAAAACACTCACTTATTCTGGAATACTGACAGTACCGATACTGACTTACGTTTGGTTATGCTCAATGCCATCAAGCTGTTTTCTAAAGTAGGTAGCGATTATCGTATCAGCCAATCTTCCCCATTAGAAGCAGCCCTAAGTCAGTATCTAGCGACCCACAACGTTGATTTTTCCATTGAAAATAAAGTATTTGATAGCAGCCTACATGACGCTTACTTTTCTGTTCATCTCAATGAAGCTAAAGACCAGTGCCACCAAGTTGAAGAGTATATTAAGCAGGGCGCAGATCTGTTTATTTACCATAGTACCGCTGGTAGCAAGGATGATCTGAATAGCTTCGCTAATAAATGTATGGTCGATATAATCCAACATTATTATGGCATTGAGCTAACTCTTCTTCAAAATGTAAATAAACGCAGCTATGCGTTTAATACTCAATTATATCCTTATAGCTTTAGTAACAATAGTGGTACCCCTGCGACTGAAAATAGTCCTAGTATTGGGATGAAAGCGGATGACCTACGCTATAACACGGATATCGCAGATCCTCAAAAACACCAAATGCATATGGATATAGCGAAAAGTGTGTATGATTTATCCTCGATACACGAGCTCTCTCAACTCATTACAGATGTTAAAACGGCTTATGCAGATAAGCAACTTGAAGATTATTATCAACGTTTATTTACTATCATGACGCTGACCTCTCATATTATCCGTGAACAGGGATATCAAGTGCCTACATTGGTTAAAGTTCCTAAACTATTGCAGTTGAATAACAGTCAATTACCACTGCGATTTTTCCGCTACTCCATTGACTATGGGCGTAACTTTAATAATGCGACGGACTATGGGGTACCTATCTTTAACCAAGGCTTTCAACCTCACGAAATCGTGGTAACACTGAAAGATGAGGTTCGCGATTTCTTATCTCTATCGCAAACTGATGGTTATCTCACTTATGCAGAAGAGATTATTTACCAACCCATCATTGTCAGTGGCATTGATTTAGACAGCCCGATCTACGTGTCTGACGACCTGAACTACAAGATCTATGGTAGTCGGATAGATGGCCTAGGGTTCGATCTAGCTATTGCTGGAGATGGTTATCTGGAAAGAGATAGAGCGCTGTTTAATATGCATGTTAAAAATGCTGTCGAAGCGTTTCTGAGTTATGAGAATATTCCACCCCATATAGGGTTGTATAATATTCATTCCGTATTTACCCCTTCTAATGAGCGAGGTGCTGACTGGGCTATCGAAGAAGGCTGTGATCCCACCTCTTTTGATAATTGCACAAGGGCCGACTATGCCCCGAGCAAGGATCTAATCTATAAAAATGATAAAGATACTACTTTTCATAGTGGGTTTTATTTGCAAGGCACCAGCAATATTGCTCGGCTACTCGGTATTAACCTTACCCTAGTGCAAGCAGCAGTAAATGCCTACGCCCCTCAGTACGACCAAATTATTACGCTAGTAAACACCAATGTTTATGGCGGTGCTGGAGGCTCAATTACCACATCGAATAAAATGAATCCTGGTGTTTTCATCCATGAATTAGGACATTCTTTTGCCGGATTACACGATGAATATACTTATGGCGGTAATGGTGTACCACCTGGCTTCTGTTCTTTTAATGTATGCGTCGATTTTGATAAATCCCCATGGAAACATTTTATGCCGACAGAAACCATAGACAGTGTTTGTAAGGATGTTTCTGAAGCGTGCCCCTCTGGCACTATTGGCTGGTTTGAAGGCGGATATTATGAAACTAAAGGGATCTGGCGACCAACTGACACCTCAATAATGCACAGCCTCGGTGCGCCTTTCTACGCTTATAACGCTGAAATCTGGGCGGCGAACTTATATGACCGTTCTTGGCAATTTATGATCAACACACCACGACAAGAAAGCCTTGGTGCAACAGCACGACTCATCAATAACCCTGAACAAGATGACTTGCATTTTCGTGTTCATCCTACCAATGAGATGGGGGAATATCAGGATCAATCTATTCGCGTACAGGCATTAAAGTGGTTTATCAATGGTGTTCACCAACCTGACTTAGACAACAAAACAGAATTATTTTACGGTGCCCTAGAGACAGGACAATATAATATCAAATTTGAGTCTACCGATGTGTCAGGCATTTTGGTTGACCCGACTAAACTAACCCAACAGTTTGAATGGACGGTTAATAACAATTCAGTAGTGAAAAAGAACCTAGTTAGCCATACAGAACCCAAGGTGAATGGTTTGAGGATTAATATTACCCTGTATGAACAGCAATTACAGATCACAACGGTTGATGCTATACACCAATATAGCAGTCGAAATAATAAATCGATGGCGTTATTCGATGGCTATATGCTGAGATTATCCCGCGATGGTGTACATTACGATTACCTTCCATTGAGTGTATATTTCCACAATAACGGTCGGTTAACACAATATAATCGCCAGTTACCTACAACATTGCATTTCGACGTTGTGATGGATCAATCAATGCTACAAGGCGTGTATCACATTTCATTGTGGCGTGATAACCAGCAAATTACAGAGGTCCCAGCGATTACCTTCCATCCTAGCCATTATTACTAG